A genome region from Candidatus Cybelea sp. includes the following:
- the murA gene encoding UDP-N-acetylglucosamine 1-carboxyvinyltransferase — MLDRLETTLRVRGGARLEGSVATHGAKNAALPIMAASLLARGTVTLHRVPHITDVSVMWSLLEALGARIRYEGDTTVTIDASNVASYRAPYALVRKLAASFDIVGALLGRFGRAEVPLPGGCVLGTRATDMHEQAFVALGCDVHNAHGYLIAQSKEARMRGATIEFRLPSVGATKNAMLAAVLADGTTTLRNVAMEPEVVDLANFLRAMGAKIAGHGTDTIVIDGVAELRGVEYEITADRIVTGTLLLAGCVTRGDVTVTRCRPDYMGALIDKLVECGVETTAGEDWIRVKAAGIAGGTDILTAPYPGFPTDLQPQMVGFLCTCPGTSVVEESIFNARFSYVNELARMGADVKVTMESNAAVIKGPKQLSGAPVEAPDIRAGAGLVVAGLAAAGETEIIGLEYIDRGYERLEEMLSDLGGQVQRSSGVTPLVEPAGFFETSEYPRVSAG; from the coding sequence ATGCTCGATCGTCTCGAGACGACGCTCCGAGTTCGGGGCGGCGCGCGCCTAGAAGGCTCAGTCGCGACGCACGGCGCGAAGAATGCGGCGTTGCCGATCATGGCCGCCTCGCTGCTGGCCCGCGGCACCGTCACGCTCCATCGCGTTCCTCATATCACCGACGTCTCGGTGATGTGGTCGCTGCTGGAAGCGCTGGGGGCGCGTATTCGTTACGAGGGCGACACGACCGTAACGATCGATGCCAGCAACGTTGCCTCTTATCGGGCCCCCTACGCGCTGGTGCGCAAGCTTGCCGCGTCGTTCGATATCGTCGGAGCCCTGCTCGGGCGCTTCGGACGGGCGGAAGTTCCCCTTCCCGGCGGCTGCGTGCTCGGGACGCGCGCGACCGATATGCACGAGCAAGCCTTCGTCGCGTTGGGCTGTGACGTCCACAACGCACACGGTTATTTGATCGCGCAATCGAAGGAGGCTCGCATGCGCGGCGCGACCATCGAGTTTCGCCTGCCCAGCGTCGGCGCGACGAAAAATGCGATGCTCGCGGCGGTTTTGGCTGATGGAACGACGACGCTGCGGAACGTCGCGATGGAGCCGGAGGTCGTAGACCTCGCAAACTTCCTGCGGGCGATGGGCGCGAAGATCGCCGGGCATGGTACGGACACGATCGTCATCGATGGCGTTGCGGAGCTGCGCGGCGTCGAGTACGAGATTACCGCGGACCGCATCGTCACCGGGACGCTGCTGCTGGCGGGCTGCGTGACCCGCGGCGACGTGACCGTCACGCGCTGCCGCCCCGACTACATGGGGGCGCTGATCGACAAACTCGTCGAGTGCGGCGTCGAGACGACCGCGGGCGAGGACTGGATCCGCGTCAAAGCCGCGGGCATCGCCGGCGGAACCGACATTCTCACGGCTCCCTACCCCGGTTTCCCAACCGACCTGCAGCCGCAAATGGTTGGCTTTCTCTGCACGTGTCCCGGGACCAGCGTCGTCGAAGAGTCGATCTTCAATGCGCGCTTTTCCTATGTGAACGAGCTCGCCCGTATGGGTGCCGACGTCAAGGTAACGATGGAAAGCAACGCGGCGGTCATCAAAGGTCCCAAGCAACTCTCCGGCGCACCGGTGGAGGCGCCGGATATCCGCGCCGGCGCCGGTCTGGTCGTTGCCGGTCTTGCCGCCGCTGGTGAGACGGAGATTATCGGGCTCGAGTACATTGATCGCGGCTACGAACGCCTCGAAGAGATGCTCTCCGACCTCGGCGGACAAGTGCAGCGCAGCAGCGGCGTGACGCCGCTCGTGGAGCCCGCGGGATTCTTTGAGACGAGCGAGTATCCGCGAGTCTCGGCGGGCTAG
- the atpC gene encoding ATP synthase F1 subunit epsilon, translating into MPDAVPFKLVTPAQVVFDGTAELVIAVTTEGEEGILPKHAPFLAALKPGVLRANVRQAADGEGNVTRLELATSEGFMQALPDRITVLVDEALAFDDVVVAAARDRLAEATERQKAEAPGSDGYARQQAIIDFANAQLRLTGHR; encoded by the coding sequence ATGCCTGACGCCGTTCCGTTCAAGCTGGTGACGCCGGCGCAGGTCGTCTTCGACGGCACGGCCGAGCTCGTCATTGCGGTTACGACCGAAGGTGAGGAGGGAATTCTCCCAAAGCACGCGCCGTTTTTGGCAGCATTGAAACCGGGCGTGCTGCGCGCAAACGTTCGCCAGGCTGCGGACGGGGAGGGAAACGTCACGCGGTTGGAGCTTGCCACGAGCGAGGGGTTCATGCAGGCGCTGCCGGACCGGATCACCGTTCTGGTGGACGAAGCGCTGGCGTTCGACGACGTAGTCGTCGCTGCGGCTCGCGACCGTCTGGCAGAGGCCACGGAGCGTCAGAAGGCCGAGGCGCCGGGGAGCGACGGTTACGCGCGCCAGCAGGCTATCATCGACTTCGCGAACGCGCAGCTGCGCCTGACGGGCCATCGGTAG
- the atpD gene encoding F0F1 ATP synthase subunit beta: MAADTGKVVQVLGNVVDVEFTPQTLPKINDALVVNVNEDLHASGNGAASSGAAASVELGGTAMAARELTLEVQDELGDNQVRCLALGSTDGLVRGAAVRSSGGPIMVPVGEGTLGRIFNVLGKTIDSDAPVKAAALWPIHRPAPELKYQEPTARIFETGIKVVDLMAPYTRGGKVGLFGGAGVGKTVLIQELIRNIAYVHKGFSVFTGVGERTREGNDLWLEMKESGVIDQTTLVFGQMDEPPGVRFRVAQTGVTMAEYFRDELGADVLLFMDNIFRYMQAGSEVSALMGRMPSAVGYQPTLGTDMGVLEERITSTRKGSITSVQAVYVPADDYTDPAVATTFAHLDATTALSRPISELGIYPAVDPLASTSRILDPQIIGEEHYEVARGVQEVLQRYRDLQDIIAILGVEELSEDDKITVARARRIQRFFSQPFFVAEQFTGRTGKYVKLPETIASFKEILEGKVDDLPEGAFFYAGTIDEVRENAQRMANA, translated from the coding sequence ATGGCTGCTGATACCGGAAAAGTCGTCCAAGTGCTCGGAAACGTCGTCGACGTCGAGTTCACACCGCAGACGTTGCCAAAGATCAACGACGCGCTCGTCGTCAACGTCAACGAGGATTTACACGCCTCGGGGAACGGTGCCGCCTCGAGCGGTGCGGCAGCGAGTGTGGAACTCGGCGGAACGGCGATGGCCGCACGCGAGCTCACGCTCGAAGTGCAGGACGAGCTTGGGGATAATCAGGTCCGCTGCCTCGCGCTCGGTTCGACCGACGGTCTGGTTCGAGGAGCGGCGGTGCGCAGCTCCGGCGGCCCGATCATGGTTCCGGTCGGCGAAGGGACGCTGGGCCGGATTTTCAACGTGCTCGGCAAGACGATCGACAGCGACGCGCCGGTAAAGGCTGCGGCGCTGTGGCCGATTCACCGCCCCGCCCCGGAGCTGAAGTACCAAGAGCCGACCGCGCGCATCTTCGAGACCGGCATCAAAGTCGTCGACCTCATGGCACCCTACACGCGCGGCGGTAAGGTCGGGCTCTTCGGCGGCGCCGGCGTCGGCAAGACGGTGCTCATTCAGGAGCTCATCCGCAACATCGCCTACGTCCACAAAGGCTTTTCGGTCTTCACGGGCGTCGGCGAACGGACGCGCGAAGGCAACGACTTATGGCTCGAAATGAAAGAGTCGGGCGTCATCGATCAAACGACGCTGGTCTTCGGACAGATGGACGAACCGCCGGGCGTGCGCTTTCGCGTCGCGCAAACGGGCGTGACGATGGCTGAGTATTTCCGCGACGAGCTGGGCGCCGACGTGCTGCTCTTCATGGATAATATCTTCCGCTACATGCAGGCGGGCTCGGAGGTCTCGGCGCTGATGGGCCGCATGCCTTCAGCCGTCGGCTATCAGCCGACGCTGGGTACCGACATGGGCGTTCTCGAAGAGCGTATCACCTCGACGCGCAAAGGCTCGATCACCTCGGTGCAAGCGGTTTACGTCCCTGCCGACGACTACACGGATCCGGCTGTCGCGACGACGTTCGCGCACCTCGACGCAACGACCGCGCTCTCCCGTCCGATCTCCGAGCTCGGCATTTATCCGGCGGTGGATCCGCTGGCGTCGACCTCGCGCATTCTGGATCCGCAGATCATCGGCGAGGAGCACTACGAAGTCGCGCGAGGCGTCCAAGAAGTTCTCCAGCGCTACCGCGACCTTCAGGATATCATCGCGATCCTCGGCGTCGAAGAGCTCTCCGAAGACGATAAGATTACCGTGGCGCGCGCGCGGCGCATTCAACGATTCTTCTCGCAGCCGTTCTTCGTCGCCGAGCAGTTCACGGGACGAACCGGCAAATATGTCAAGCTGCCCGAGACGATCGCCTCCTTCAAAGAAATTCTCGAAGGCAAGGTCGACGATCTCCCGGAGGGAGCGTTCTTCTACGCGGGCACGATCGACGAAGTGCGAGAGAACGCCCAGCGCATGGCCAATGCCTGA
- the atpG gene encoding ATP synthase F1 subunit gamma, whose translation MPSVRDLRDRIRSLRNTQQITKAMKQVAAAKIRRAEAAQKRARPYADALGEMLGDLISAVSSVDHPFMKPGKEGAPPGIILVSSDKGLAGAFNSNVIRAAEDFARAQGAVRYYTVGVKARNAVRRLGIADYPSWPLGADSKLETAREVARRTADDFGRGDISEIVLVSQKLVTMMVQRPQRRKLVPILAEDLSTFHRDAKPEAARGGPRGVIEFAPSPERVLSRLLPKYLEFTIYSAMLETDAAFFAAQLVAMTNATDNASKLIDELTIAMNNARQAAITKELLEIVGGAEALGVE comes from the coding sequence ATGCCTTCCGTACGAGATCTGCGCGACCGGATTCGGTCGCTGAGAAACACCCAGCAGATCACCAAGGCGATGAAACAGGTCGCCGCGGCAAAGATCCGCCGAGCCGAGGCGGCGCAGAAGCGCGCGCGTCCGTACGCCGATGCGCTGGGCGAAATGCTCGGCGATTTGATCTCCGCGGTTTCATCCGTCGACCATCCCTTCATGAAGCCTGGGAAGGAGGGAGCTCCGCCCGGGATCATCTTGGTGAGCTCCGACAAGGGGCTCGCCGGCGCGTTCAACTCCAACGTCATACGCGCTGCCGAGGACTTTGCGCGCGCCCAGGGCGCCGTGCGCTACTACACCGTCGGCGTCAAAGCGCGCAATGCGGTACGCCGCTTAGGCATCGCCGATTATCCCTCGTGGCCGCTCGGAGCCGACTCGAAACTGGAGACCGCACGCGAGGTGGCGCGTCGAACCGCCGACGACTTCGGCCGCGGCGATATCTCCGAGATCGTGCTCGTCTCACAGAAGCTCGTGACGATGATGGTCCAGCGCCCGCAGCGGCGCAAGCTCGTGCCGATCCTTGCCGAAGATCTTTCGACTTTTCACCGCGACGCGAAGCCGGAAGCAGCGCGTGGGGGTCCGCGCGGGGTGATCGAGTTTGCGCCCTCGCCGGAGCGCGTGCTCTCGCGGCTCCTGCCGAAGTATCTCGAGTTCACGATCTACTCGGCGATGCTCGAGACCGACGCCGCTTTCTTCGCCGCGCAGCTCGTTGCGATGACCAATGCTACCGATAACGCCTCGAAGCTGATCGACGAGCTGACGATCGCGATGAACAACGCGCGCCAGGCCGCGATTACCAAAGAGCTGCTCGAAATCGTCGGCGGCGCCGAAGCGCTCGGGGTCGAGTAG
- the atpA gene encoding F0F1 ATP synthase subunit alpha, giving the protein MINADEIAGILKQQIEQFKTGVAEDEVGTVIEVGANLARVYGMRGVRSSELVEFPNGLQGVALNLEEDNVGVVIMGPDVDIQEGTSVRRTGRIASVPVGEALLGRVVNPLGQPIDGKGDIATTRYRTIENVAPSVVQRQPVKQPLQTGIRAIDALIPIGKGQRELIIGDRSTGKTAIAIDTIINQKGRNVFCVYVAIGQKNSTVAALAQILEQKGAMAYTTIVAVSPSEAAALRWLAPFAGCAMAEELMYQGKDVLIVYDDLTKHAQSYREMSLLLRRPPGREAYPGDVFYLHSRLLERSAKLSDDMGGGSLTALPVIETQAGDFSAYIPTNVISITDGQIYLTPQLFFQGIRPAVDVGLSVSRVGGAAQTKAMKSVAGQLKLELAQYRDLAAFAKLSSDLDKATQNQLMRGEKLTELLKQPQYQPQPMEDQVAIIYAATNGFVNDVPTVRLANWASGMIDFLHAEHPEIPAAIAQSSQLSDDTRKQLDAVLTEFNKSF; this is encoded by the coding sequence ATGATCAACGCAGATGAAATAGCCGGAATTCTCAAACAGCAGATCGAGCAGTTCAAGACGGGCGTTGCCGAAGACGAAGTCGGCACCGTCATCGAAGTTGGCGCGAACCTCGCGCGAGTCTACGGAATGCGCGGCGTGCGGTCCTCGGAGCTCGTCGAGTTTCCCAACGGTCTGCAGGGCGTCGCGCTCAACCTCGAAGAGGATAACGTCGGCGTCGTCATCATGGGTCCGGATGTCGACATCCAAGAGGGTACGAGCGTTCGGCGAACCGGCCGCATCGCTTCGGTTCCGGTCGGCGAGGCGCTGCTGGGCCGAGTCGTCAATCCGTTGGGCCAACCGATCGACGGGAAAGGGGATATCGCCACCACCCGCTACCGCACGATCGAGAACGTCGCCCCGAGCGTCGTGCAGCGCCAGCCGGTCAAGCAGCCGCTGCAGACCGGAATTCGCGCGATCGACGCGCTGATCCCCATCGGTAAGGGCCAGCGTGAGCTCATCATAGGGGATCGTTCGACCGGAAAGACGGCGATCGCGATCGACACGATCATCAACCAGAAGGGACGCAACGTATTCTGCGTCTACGTCGCGATCGGCCAGAAGAATTCGACGGTTGCGGCGCTCGCCCAGATCCTCGAACAGAAGGGCGCGATGGCCTACACGACGATCGTGGCGGTGAGTCCCTCGGAGGCCGCCGCGCTGCGCTGGCTCGCGCCGTTTGCCGGCTGCGCAATGGCCGAGGAATTGATGTATCAAGGCAAAGACGTGCTGATCGTTTACGACGACCTCACCAAGCACGCGCAATCCTATCGCGAGATGTCGCTGCTGCTGCGCAGGCCCCCGGGCCGCGAAGCATACCCGGGCGACGTGTTCTATCTGCACTCTCGCTTATTGGAGCGCTCGGCGAAGCTCTCCGACGACATGGGGGGAGGCTCGCTCACGGCGCTGCCGGTGATCGAGACACAGGCGGGCGATTTCTCGGCCTACATTCCCACCAACGTCATCTCGATTACCGACGGGCAGATCTACCTGACGCCGCAACTCTTCTTCCAGGGAATCCGCCCGGCGGTCGATGTCGGGCTCTCCGTCTCGCGCGTGGGCGGAGCCGCGCAGACCAAGGCGATGAAGTCGGTCGCCGGACAGCTCAAGCTCGAGCTCGCGCAGTATCGCGACCTGGCCGCGTTTGCGAAACTTTCGAGCGACCTCGACAAGGCTACGCAGAATCAGCTGATGCGCGGTGAGAAACTGACCGAGCTGCTCAAACAGCCGCAGTATCAGCCGCAGCCGATGGAAGATCAAGTTGCGATCATCTACGCCGCGACCAACGGATTCGTGAACGACGTTCCCACCGTCCGGCTCGCGAACTGGGCCTCGGGCATGATCGATTTCCTGCACGCCGAGCATCCCGAAATCCCCGCCGCGATCGCGCAGAGCTCGCAGCTCTCCGACGATACGCGCAAGCAGCTCGACGCGGTGTTGACCGAGTTCAACAAGAGCTTCTAA
- the atpH gene encoding ATP synthase F1 subunit delta, which translates to MVNQTLARRYAVAVDMLARERGIGEKIASDLTAIAGAIGDRGEIYEFFASPVVPRPDKERLLTEAFGEKVDPVALHTLLLLVRKRRETLLGALVKEFLALQRKARGAETLVMTSARPLERDEYAALVEKLELAYGKKFEVTQEVDPKLIGGVRLVMGDRRIDATIAGRLDSLARELSTIS; encoded by the coding sequence GTGGTTAATCAGACGCTTGCGCGCCGCTATGCCGTCGCCGTCGATATGCTCGCCCGGGAACGCGGAATCGGCGAGAAGATCGCCTCCGATCTAACGGCAATCGCCGGCGCGATCGGCGACCGCGGCGAGATCTACGAGTTCTTCGCTTCGCCCGTCGTGCCCCGACCCGATAAGGAACGGCTCCTAACCGAAGCCTTCGGCGAAAAGGTCGACCCCGTCGCGCTCCACACGCTGCTGCTGCTCGTACGCAAGCGCCGCGAAACGCTGCTCGGTGCGCTCGTCAAAGAGTTTCTCGCACTGCAGCGCAAGGCACGCGGTGCCGAGACGCTCGTGATGACCTCCGCTCGCCCGCTCGAACGCGACGAATACGCGGCGCTCGTCGAGAAGCTCGAGCTCGCCTACGGCAAGAAGTTCGAAGTTACCCAAGAGGTCGATCCGAAGCTCATCGGCGGCGTGCGGCTGGTGATGGGCGATCGGCGTATCGACGCCACGATCGCCGGCCGCTTGGACAGCCTCGCCCGAGAACTCTCTACCATCTCATAG
- a CDS encoding ATP synthase F0 subunit B, producing MSDARLYIQIAVWSQVVSSIVFIAVLVYIWNRFLKPVLMAAQERSNRQIAEAERHRDEVKGVLGALHEAIRSAGRDAELIAQRAELHGAREREAMLAEATESGERALRDAQGELERARAAARQQLRDDLVERALKIARDDAARRIGPSVDERLIEGFAGTLQEGARG from the coding sequence ATGAGCGACGCTCGGCTCTACATTCAAATTGCCGTCTGGAGCCAGGTTGTATCTTCGATCGTCTTCATAGCGGTGCTCGTCTACATATGGAACCGCTTTCTCAAACCGGTGCTGATGGCGGCCCAAGAGCGCAGCAACCGGCAGATCGCCGAGGCGGAACGCCATCGCGACGAAGTCAAAGGGGTGCTGGGGGCACTCCACGAGGCCATCCGCAGCGCCGGCCGCGACGCGGAGCTGATCGCGCAGCGTGCCGAGCTGCACGGCGCGCGCGAGCGCGAAGCGATGCTCGCCGAGGCCACCGAGTCGGGAGAACGCGCGCTGCGAGATGCCCAAGGCGAGCTCGAACGCGCGCGCGCGGCGGCCCGGCAGCAGCTGCGTGACGATCTCGTCGAGCGCGCGCTGAAGATCGCGCGCGACGACGCGGCACGCCGGATCGGACCCTCGGTCGACGAGCGTCTGATCGAAGGCTTTGCCGGCACGCTGCAGGAGGGCGCGCGTGGTTAA
- a CDS encoding ATP synthase F0 subunit B: MSFLSVNGTLVVQLINFAIFFAVLYVVFLRPVAAAISRRRQYINSLVSDYDRYQAEAATLRAQAEEIRAAARRDAEHRVAAQRAAASNEAAEISIGYSQRAQQAVEQAQATVRTELEEARAGEPQAVRGLADFMLDRVIPEASR, encoded by the coding sequence ATGTCGTTCCTGTCGGTCAACGGGACGCTGGTCGTGCAGCTGATCAACTTCGCGATCTTTTTCGCGGTGTTGTACGTGGTCTTTTTGCGCCCGGTCGCGGCCGCGATCTCCCGGCGACGGCAGTACATCAACAGCCTGGTCTCCGACTACGACCGCTATCAAGCCGAAGCGGCCACGCTGCGGGCGCAGGCCGAAGAGATCCGCGCTGCCGCGCGGCGCGATGCCGAGCATCGCGTCGCAGCACAGCGCGCTGCGGCTTCGAACGAGGCGGCGGAAATCTCGATCGGTTACTCACAGCGTGCGCAGCAGGCCGTCGAACAGGCGCAGGCGACGGTGCGCACGGAGCTCGAGGAGGCGCGCGCCGGAGAGCCGCAGGCGGTCCGGGGACTCGCCGACTTCATGCTCGATCGCGTGATTCCGGAGGCCTCGAGATGA
- the atpE gene encoding ATP synthase F0 subunit C gives MNPQALIAAAALISFGIIISGVAFGSAVGDGTVAAKAVESISRQPEARPNIFLFMFLGVGVLEAVPFIAIALSFYILLVVARVPAIISSLVK, from the coding sequence TTGAATCCCCAAGCTTTAATCGCAGCCGCAGCGCTCATCTCGTTCGGCATCATCATCTCGGGCGTGGCCTTCGGTTCGGCCGTCGGCGACGGAACCGTTGCCGCAAAGGCGGTCGAGTCGATCTCCCGGCAGCCCGAGGCGCGGCCCAACATCTTCCTGTTCATGTTCCTGGGCGTCGGCGTCTTGGAAGCGGTGCCGTTCATCGCCATCGCGCTCTCGTTCTACATCCTGCTCGTCGTCGCCAGGGTTCCGGCGATCATCTCGTCGCTGGTGAAATAA
- the atpB gene encoding F0F1 ATP synthase subunit A, whose protein sequence is MHEHIGEHILWHLPVLGAVHADTIVTTWLVMIVALLFLGWIGASYRSPYVTRRQAVLEAVFNYIADLVTSVLGEEGEPFVPFFVALFIFIFLLNQFGMLPFKALGLPFGGSPTADLNTVVPLALVVFFMIQVVAFRKKGAGYLGHVFKPFPALFLVNVLDEILRPITLAARLFFNIFVGELLFIIVTSIILAHISIGFFNLSLGVAVVPVLIQFFNFFVGTIQAFVFTLLAIVYLSLALADDH, encoded by the coding sequence GTGCACGAACACATCGGCGAACACATACTCTGGCATCTGCCCGTCCTCGGGGCGGTTCATGCCGACACAATCGTGACGACCTGGCTCGTCATGATCGTGGCGTTGCTGTTCCTCGGCTGGATCGGCGCCAGCTACCGATCGCCGTATGTGACCAGACGCCAAGCCGTGCTCGAAGCGGTCTTCAACTATATCGCCGATCTGGTCACGAGCGTGCTGGGCGAGGAGGGAGAGCCGTTCGTCCCGTTTTTCGTCGCCCTTTTCATCTTCATCTTTTTGCTCAACCAGTTCGGCATGCTGCCGTTCAAGGCGTTGGGTCTGCCCTTCGGCGGCTCGCCGACGGCCGACCTCAACACCGTCGTTCCGCTTGCGCTCGTCGTCTTCTTCATGATTCAGGTCGTGGCGTTTCGCAAAAAGGGCGCGGGCTATCTCGGACACGTGTTCAAACCGTTCCCCGCCCTCTTTCTGGTCAACGTTCTCGACGAGATCCTTCGACCGATCACGCTTGCCGCGCGGCTCTTCTTTAATATTTTCGTCGGCGAGCTGCTCTTCATCATCGTGACCTCGATCATCCTCGCGCACATCAGCATCGGCTTCTTCAATCTCTCGCTCGGCGTCGCCGTCGTGCCCGTGCTGATTCAGTTCTTCAACTTCTTCGTTGGAACGATCCAAGCTTTCGTCTTTACGTTGCTGGCAATCGTCTATCTCTCGCTGGCGCTTGCCGACGACCATTAG
- the wecB gene encoding UDP-N-acetylglucosamine 2-epimerase (non-hydrolyzing), with protein MSNELRVMTVFGTRPDTIKMAPVVHALQAQPDIVHRVCVTAQHRRMLDDLLEFFAIVPDYDLNVMTEDQTLTEITTRVLTGMEPALADARPDVVLVHGDTTTSTAAALAAFYQQIPVGHVEAGLRTSNRWLPFPEEMNRRLTGTITSYHFSPTPLAREHLLVENVEPNDVVVTGNTVIDAFLETARRRDLATPPRWDELDPARPIVVVTAHRRENHPHMGEICEALRAISELPLKPQIYWPVHPSPRVAPIARELLGEAPGIWLVDPVDYGEMVAAVKGSTFVLTDSGGIQEEAPCLGKPVLVMRDETERPEGLAAGTLALIGHRRERILEAASRLLTDEAAYTAMAHAQNPYGDGFASPRIVEWLLARLRSGGYPEPFDPKNPKVVSPQ; from the coding sequence ATGTCGAATGAACTGCGGGTAATGACCGTTTTCGGCACCCGCCCGGACACGATCAAAATGGCCCCGGTCGTCCACGCGCTGCAGGCGCAGCCCGATATCGTCCACCGCGTCTGCGTGACCGCGCAGCACCGCCGCATGCTCGACGATCTGCTCGAGTTTTTTGCGATCGTTCCCGACTACGACCTCAACGTGATGACGGAGGACCAGACGCTCACTGAGATCACGACGCGCGTCCTGACGGGAATGGAGCCGGCACTCGCCGACGCGCGCCCGGACGTCGTGCTGGTTCACGGCGATACGACGACGAGCACGGCGGCGGCGCTGGCGGCCTTCTATCAGCAGATTCCGGTCGGGCACGTCGAGGCGGGTCTGCGCACCAGCAATCGCTGGCTGCCGTTTCCCGAAGAGATGAACCGGCGGCTGACCGGGACGATCACGTCGTACCACTTTTCCCCGACGCCGCTGGCGCGCGAACACCTGCTCGTCGAGAACGTCGAACCCAACGACGTCGTTGTGACGGGCAACACCGTTATCGATGCCTTCCTGGAAACGGCGCGGCGTCGCGATCTCGCCACGCCGCCGCGCTGGGACGAGCTCGATCCGGCACGCCCGATCGTCGTCGTCACCGCGCACCGCCGCGAAAACCATCCCCACATGGGTGAGATATGCGAAGCCCTGCGGGCGATCAGCGAGCTTCCGCTCAAACCCCAGATCTACTGGCCGGTCCATCCCTCGCCGCGGGTGGCTCCGATCGCGCGCGAGCTCCTGGGCGAGGCACCGGGCATCTGGCTCGTCGACCCGGTCGACTACGGCGAGATGGTCGCCGCGGTCAAAGGATCGACGTTCGTCCTCACCGACTCGGGCGGCATTCAAGAAGAGGCGCCGTGCCTAGGAAAACCGGTCCTCGTCATGCGCGACGAGACCGAGCGCCCCGAAGGCCTCGCCGCCGGGACGCTGGCGCTGATCGGTCACCGGCGAGAGCGGATTCTCGAGGCTGCGAGCCGGCTGCTCACCGACGAGGCCGCCTACACGGCGATGGCCCACGCGCAGAATCCCTACGGCGACGGCTTTGCCTCGCCGCGGATCGTCGAGTGGCTGCTGGCTCGGCTGCGCTCGGGAGGCTATCCCGAACCTTTCGACCCGAAGAACCCTAAGGTCGTTTCCCCGCAGTGA
- a CDS encoding MraY family glycosyltransferase, with amino-acid sequence MNPHVLSAAAVYAAAFGLAGLVSLLGTPLIVRLANRLGIVDAAGDERRMHDSPKPRIGGIAVFFGFAFALFAVLGVAMASPFRLMPPGDQFDAVHKLVGLLFGSLLIVGVGIWDDVMQMRPRNKLIAQVVVASISMLYGFVIPGINNPFDRNPGTNWIDFPLWVGVPLTLLWYVGMMNAINFLDGLDGLLAGVAAISSIFLFIIAVLHANPVVALVVIALAGAALGFLPYNFNPARIILGDAGSLFIGYVFGTVSIIGASKTAIAISIVVPLLVLALPVLDTAAAIVRRATSGKRITEADRGHFHHQLIFRFGLNVRQAVLLLYAVCFVLGAVALAFSGEFTHVFRHVS; translated from the coding sequence GTGAATCCTCACGTGCTGAGCGCTGCCGCGGTGTACGCGGCGGCTTTCGGCTTGGCGGGGCTCGTCAGTCTCCTGGGTACTCCGCTGATCGTCCGGCTGGCGAATCGTCTCGGAATCGTCGATGCCGCGGGGGACGAGCGGCGCATGCACGACTCGCCCAAACCGCGCATCGGCGGCATCGCGGTTTTCTTCGGGTTCGCCTTCGCGCTCTTTGCCGTGCTGGGCGTCGCGATGGCCTCGCCCTTCCGCCTTATGCCTCCGGGCGATCAGTTCGACGCGGTGCACAAACTCGTCGGGCTGCTCTTCGGGAGCCTGCTGATCGTCGGAGTCGGCATTTGGGACGACGTGATGCAGATGCGCCCGCGAAACAAGCTGATCGCTCAAGTCGTCGTCGCGTCGATCTCGATGCTCTACGGATTCGTCATCCCGGGCATCAACAATCCCTTCGACCGTAATCCCGGCACGAACTGGATCGATTTTCCGCTCTGGGTCGGGGTCCCGCTGACGCTGCTCTGGTACGTCGGCATGATGAACGCGATCAACTTCCTCGACGGCCTCGACGGTCTGCTCGCCGGCGTCGCGGCGATTTCCAGCATCTTCCTCTTCATCATCGCGGTACTGCACGCGAATCCGGTCGTCGCCCTGGTCGTCATCGCGCTGGCGGGTGCGGCGCTCGGCTTTCTTCCTTATAACTTTAATCCGGCCCGCATCATCCTCGGCGATGCGGGATCGCTCTTCATCGGCTACGTCTTCGGCACGGTCTCTATAATCGGTGCCAGCAAGACGGCCATTGCGATCAGCATCGTCGTCCCGCTGCTCGTTTTGGCCCTTCCGGTGCTCGACACCGCAGCGGCTATCGTCCGGCGGGCGACCAGCGGCAAGCGGATCACCGAAGCCGACCGCGGACACTTTCACCACCAGCTGATCTTTCGCTTCGGTCTCAACGTGCGCCAAGCCGTGCTGCTTTTGTACGCGGTCTGCTTCGTTCTCGGAGCGGTGGCGCTCGCATTCTCGGGCGAGTTCACGCACGTCTTTAGGCACGTATCATAA